The following proteins are encoded in a genomic region of Candidatus Methylospira mobilis:
- a CDS encoding IS5 family transposase, whose product MADRLEISAEDWNVIYPILVKHRHVRSTSEEQCRAFLVAVLQILRSGSQWRLLPEAHGKWNSVFKRFSRWSKHGVWQSLFAGCIHHPDLQSVFIDSTINRAHPCAGGAAGSNAEDEALGRSKGGFTTRIHAITDALGNPLEFLLTGGQASDIGQAETLPALTPAGARAFVGDKGYDSDALVQAIVARDMKAVIPPRCNRNKVRECDWFIYKERHLIECFFNKIKHYRRIFSRFEKTARNYMAFLHFVSALIWLR is encoded by the coding sequence ATGGCTGACCGACTCGAAATTAGCGCCGAAGACTGGAACGTTATCTATCCCATACTGGTGAAACATCGGCATGTCCGATCGACGTCCGAGGAACAGTGCCGGGCCTTTCTGGTTGCCGTTCTGCAAATTCTTCGATCGGGATCGCAATGGCGTTTGCTGCCGGAAGCGCATGGCAAGTGGAACTCCGTGTTCAAGCGTTTTTCCCGCTGGAGCAAGCATGGGGTTTGGCAGTCGCTGTTCGCCGGATGCATCCATCATCCTGATTTGCAAAGCGTGTTTATCGATTCCACCATCAACCGCGCTCATCCCTGCGCTGGTGGCGCGGCGGGCAGTAATGCCGAGGATGAAGCCTTGGGACGATCGAAGGGCGGCTTTACTACCAGGATTCACGCCATCACCGATGCCTTGGGGAATCCCCTCGAATTCTTACTGACCGGAGGGCAGGCCAGCGACATTGGACAGGCTGAAACCTTGCCGGCGCTGACGCCAGCGGGTGCGCGTGCGTTTGTCGGTGACAAAGGCTATGACAGCGATGCGCTCGTCCAGGCCATCGTAGCGAGAGATATGAAAGCCGTCATTCCTCCGCGCTGCAATCGAAACAAGGTACGCGAGTGCGATTGGTTTATTTACAAAGAACGCCATCTGATTGAATGCTTCTTCAACAAAATCAAACATTACCGACGAATATTTTCGCGTTTTGAAAAAACAGCTCGCAACTACATGGCCTTCCTTCACTTCGTCTCAGCTCTCATTTGGTTGCGGTGA
- a CDS encoding AI-2E family transporter: protein MAWATILAFVTWPAYRRLLRMLEKYRSAAALIMTTLLIILLVFPALWLLVRLQGELADAYHALATQVSDHPLLIPDTVARIPLVGRALHDEMTAYWENPTLMTQQMKEWLEPWLNGLAGIVGQIGRNVLKLMITGITLFFFYRDGNLLLGQIREGLRKVVGESADGYFKAVEGTTHAVVYGLIVGALAQGLGAGIGYWIMGIGTPIFLGAMTALTSLIPFIGTVLIWGPAWLLLSGHIGAGLGLLAWGAIVVHPIDNILRPLLISSATDIPLLIVLFGVAGGLFVFGMVGLFLGPLILTVLLAIWRECWQEIWQSQRLLLKKIIGNITIQKRSDENYSLLGNGTP from the coding sequence ATGGCTTGGGCAACGATCCTTGCATTTGTGACTTGGCCGGCCTATCGCCGCTTGCTGCGAATGCTTGAGAAGTATCGTTCCGCCGCAGCATTGATCATGACCACACTATTGATCATCCTCCTAGTCTTTCCAGCATTATGGTTATTGGTCCGTTTACAGGGTGAACTGGCCGATGCCTATCACGCCCTTGCAACACAAGTTTCCGATCACCCCCTGTTGATACCGGATACCGTCGCCCGTATCCCTTTAGTTGGGCGAGCATTACATGATGAGATGACAGCCTATTGGGAAAATCCCACTCTTATGACGCAACAAATGAAAGAGTGGCTTGAACCCTGGCTGAATGGTTTGGCGGGGATTGTTGGTCAAATCGGACGCAATGTACTGAAACTCATGATTACGGGGATTACGCTGTTCTTCTTTTATCGTGATGGAAATCTTCTGTTGGGACAGATTCGAGAGGGCTTGCGCAAAGTGGTCGGCGAATCAGCGGATGGCTATTTTAAAGCCGTGGAGGGAACCACTCATGCGGTAGTCTATGGGCTGATCGTCGGTGCCTTGGCCCAAGGTCTGGGCGCCGGGATCGGCTATTGGATCATGGGCATTGGGACGCCTATTTTTCTTGGTGCAATGACAGCACTGACTTCGTTGATACCTTTCATCGGTACTGTGTTGATTTGGGGTCCGGCATGGTTGCTATTATCCGGTCATATCGGAGCCGGTCTGGGATTGTTGGCCTGGGGTGCCATTGTGGTCCATCCCATTGACAATATCTTACGCCCTTTGCTGATCAGCAGTGCCACCGACATCCCCTTATTAATTGTACTTTTCGGTGTGGCGGGTGGTTTGTTTGTTTTTGGAATGGTAGGGTTGTTTCTGGGACCCCTTATCCTGACCGTCCTTCTCGCAATCTGGCGGGAATGTTGGCAGGAGATCTGGCAAAGCCAGCGACTCCTGCTTAAGAAAATCATAGGAAACATCACGATCCAGAAAAGAAGCGATGAAAATTATAGCCTTCTTGGCAATGGAACTCCATGA
- the ssb gene encoding single-stranded DNA-binding protein has protein sequence MASRGVNKVILIGNLGADPEVRYMPNGGAVTTIRLATSETWKDQNTGQQQERTEWHRVVFYRRLAEIAGEYLRKGGKVYIEGSLRTSQYEKNGEKRYSTDIVANEMQMLDRAGEGGSGSGSARGGEGASYSSSGRNQDQGAYAPPSGGSRPAPSSSSSRQPEPNYPPQGMDDGFDDDIPF, from the coding sequence ATGGCCAGTCGCGGCGTCAACAAAGTCATTCTGATCGGCAATCTCGGCGCAGACCCCGAAGTACGCTACATGCCCAATGGCGGCGCGGTGACTACTATTCGTCTGGCGACCAGCGAAACCTGGAAAGATCAAAACACCGGACAACAGCAGGAACGCACCGAATGGCACCGAGTGGTTTTCTACCGCCGCCTTGCCGAAATCGCCGGCGAATACCTCAGAAAAGGCGGCAAGGTTTATATCGAAGGCAGCCTTAGAACCAGCCAGTACGAGAAAAACGGCGAAAAACGCTATAGCACCGACATCGTAGCCAACGAAATGCAGATGCTGGACCGCGCAGGCGAAGGCGGCAGCGGCAGCGGCAGTGCGCGCGGCGGTGAAGGCGCGTCCTATTCTTCGTCAGGCCGTAACCAGGATCAGGGCGCCTATGCGCCGCCATCGGGGGGCAGCCGCCCCGCCCCCAGCAGCAGCAGCAGCCGGCAGCCTGAGCCCAACTACCCGCCACAGGGCATGGACGACGGTTTTGATGATGACATTCCGTTCTAG